The nucleotide sequence ATAACAATGTGTTCTAGACTATGCTAGACAACAATGTATTCTAGATAACAATGTGTTCTAGATAACAATGTGTTCTAGACTATGCTAGATAACAATGTGTTCTAGATAACAATGTGTTCTAGATAACAATGTGTTCTAGATAACAATGTGTTCTAGACTATGCTAGATAACAATGTGTTCTAGATAACAATGTGTTCTAGACTATGCTAGATAACAATGTGTTCTAGATAACAATGTGTTCTAGATAACAATGTGTTCTAGATAACAATGTGTTCTAGACTATGCTAGATAACAATGTGTTCTAGATAACAATGTGTTCTAGACTATGCTAGATAACAATGTGTTCTAGATAACAATGTGTTCTAGATAACAATGTGTTCTAGATTACAATGTGTTCTAGACTATGCTAGACAACAATGTCTTCTAGATAACAATGTCTTCTAGATAACAATGTGTTCTAGATAACAATGTGTTCTAGACTATGCTAGATAACAATGTCTTCTAGATAACAATGTGTTCTAGATAACAATGTGTTCTAGACTATGCTAGATAACAATGTGTTCTAGATAACAATGTGTTCTAGACTATGCTAGATAACAATGTGTTCTAGATAACAATGTGTTCTAGACTATGCTAGATAACCAAGTGTTCTAGATAACAATGTGTTCAAGACTATGCTAGATAACAAAGTGTTCTAGACTGCTGCTAGATAATAATGCGTTCTAGACTATTCCTGGTAGATAACCAAGTGAATCAGGGATTTTTCTTGAAAGTTAATGAATGAGCATCCTAACTCTGACTCCGATGTGTTCTCCAATAGACTCCAACCAAAGACAGAGGAAACTATAAATAGTTATATAATGCATGGCGAGCCCAGAGGCTGCGGAGGCCGACTGGCTTACACAGCCCCGGATCAGAGAACGGGACACAGGGACGAGTTCTGGAGAAGGAATTCTCTAGAAGAAAATGGTGCTCAAAAGGTCAACAACATGGCAGGTGTTGAGTGGCAGAACCCAGTGGACAAAAGATATAACTATATTCGATTAGACCTGGCGTGTATGAATACATAATAGCACAATCGTCTTAGCATCACAGTCCAAACTGCCTTAAGGCAGTAATGTACAACAGCTGCATGCTCAACGTACGTTCATAAAAACCTGAGCCTCCACGACGTAACAAGGGCACCCCAAAATGACTGGGGACCCCCACTCTGTTTATCTTTTAAGAGTCTCCGTGTAGCCCTGTGGGATATAGGAGTGCCCCGATTATGGGCAGTCGGCGTGTTCAGCGACTCACTCTGCTGCATGTTGAATACAAGCAGAAGTTAATTAGGATCCTTCAGTTAATTACTAAAAGATCCCCTTGGtgatccccccccccggtctccctCGTATTGAACGGCAGCGCTTCTAAGAACATTTAATTAGCCATCTTTAATTTCCTCCTCGCCTGCTTGTTTCTCGTCACAATTGAGCCTTTGAACAGTAATATGAAGTATAATCAGTACTCTTATCCGTCATATGAACTATAATCAGTCATATGAACTATAATCAGTCATATGAACTATAATCAGTCATATGAACTATAATCAATAATCAGTCATATGAACTATAATCAGTCATATGAACTATAATCAGTCATATGAACTATAATCAATAATCAGTCATATGAACTATAATCAATAATCAGTCATATGAACTATAATCAGTCATATGAACTATAATCAGTCATATGAACTATAATCAGTCATATGAACTATAATCAATAATCAGTCATATGAACTATAATCAGTCATATGAACTATAATCAGTCATATGAACTATAATCAGTCATATGAACTATAATCAATAATCAGTCATATGAACTATAATCAGTCATATGAACTATAATCAGTCATATGAACTATAATCAGTCATATGAACTATAATCAGTCATATGAACTATAATCAATAATCAGTCATATGAACTATAATCAGTCATATGAACTATAATCAGTCATATGAACTATAATCAGTCATATGAACTATAATCAGTCATATGAACTATAATCAATAATCAGTCATATGAACTATAATCAATAATCAGTCATATGAACTATAATCAATAATCAGTCATATGAACTATAATCAGTCATATGAACTATAATCAGTCATATGAACTATAATCAGTCATATGAACTATAATCAATAATCAGTCATATGAACTATAATCAGTCATATGAACTATAATCAGTCATATGAACTATAATCAATAATCAGTCATATGAACTATAATCAGTCATATGAACTATAATCAGTCATATGAACTATAATCAGTCATATGAACTATAATCAATAATCAGTCATATGAACTATAATCAATAATCAGTCATATGAACTATAATCAGTCATATGAACTATAATCAGTCATATGAACTATAATCAATAATCAGTCATATGAACTATAATCAATAATCAGTCATATGAACTATAATCAGTCATATGAACTATAATCAGTCATAtgaactataatctataatcagtcatatgaactataatcaactcgactgaaacacaaacatccacatTCTGCTACCAGTGATGAAGAGTAGTGGaccagtgatgaagaggagtggaccagtGATGAAGTCTAGTGGACCAGTGATGAATAGTAGTGGaccagtgatgaagaggagtggaccagtGATGAAGTCTAGTGGACCAGTGATGAATAGTAGTGGaccagtgatgaagaggagtggaccagtGATGAAGTCTAGTGGACCAGTGATGAATAGTAGTGGaccagtgatgaagaggagtggaccagtgatgaagaggagtggaccagtGATGAAGTGTAGTGGaccagtgatgaagaggagtggaccagtgatgaagaggactggaccagtgatgaagaggagtggaccagtgatgaagaggagtggaccagtGATGAAGTCTAGTGGACCAGTGATGAATAGTAGTGGaccagtgatgaagaggagtggaccagtgatgaagaggagtggaccagtGATGAATAGTAGTGGaccagtgatgaagaggagtggaccagtgatgaagaggagtggaccagtGATGAAGAGTAGTGGaccagtgatgaagaggagtggaccagtgatgaagaggactggaccagtgatgaagaggagtggaccagtGATGAAGAGGACTGGACCAGTGATGAGGAGGACTGGaccagtgatgaagaggagtggaccagtGATGAAGAGGACTGGACCAGTGATGAGGAGGACTGGACCAGTGATGAGGAGGACTGGACCAGTGATGAAGAGGACTGGACCAATGACGGGGAGGCGTGGAGCAGGACCCCAGGCGGCCACAGAACAGCAGACAGGTCCAGTGGcgatcctgggggggggggggggggtcgcccgtgcctaaaaccgccactggacAGGTCCACATTCAGGCCATGCACTTTTCTTCTTTAAGGAACCAGCTGATAGTCAGTTCATAAGCTGTAAGTTAATAAGCAGTCAGTTCATGAGCAAATAGCATGcctgtattttaaatgtagtgcCTTACTGTTTAACTGCTTACAGATGCAGGCCCACTTTGCTTACATAACTGTATTGCATATTTGTGAACATTGGATATTGGCCAAGTTATGTTGGCTTGAATACCGTGTTGATGGATGAAAGCTCAGGGTTTAAAGGAAACATGAGATATGAATgacattcctcctcctcccaaccTTAATACAAGCATCATTTCAACCAATAACATAAGAAACGGACAGTGCGGTGTCTTGTTCTTTAGTCCTGACTGACTTTGGAGGTTGACCTACATGGTCTTGGTTCTACTAGCTCAGCTCAGTGAGCAGCAGACTGGAGTCTTTCTCTCTTGGTCTTGTAGGTGTTGCTGGATATGCCGAAGGAGGGCTAGGCCTGCAAGGTTACAATAAAGAGTCCATGGGATTTCTCTGTTCTTCATTGCAGTACCCAGTCCAGGGTGGAAGAGTAGTGCTGACCTCCCACATCCCTGGCGGTCTCCAGAGTCTACTGGGATACCTGTGCGGCTTGAACCTACAGTGCAGAAGACCTGTGGAGGACGTCTGAGGGGTCCGCCAGAGTCACCGTGGATCCCTTCAGAAGCTCTCTGGAGGCCAATGACCTGATGATGTACCTGGGGACGAGGTCTgttctgtgcacacacacactaaggggCAATGCAAGAGATAAAAGCTACAAAAGAAAACACCAACCCAGACTTAGGCCTTCAAGTTTATTTCTCTGGTGTCATTGCCAAATGAAGAACAGAATACCTACAGATGCCGTCGAACAAAAGCAGTGAATAATGGATCTGCAGAAGATGATTCCATGCCGACGCTCCACCCTGTCCATTCAGCTTTGGGATAGCTATCCGCTAAATCTGCTATTTGTTTTTCTAAAAGTATTTACTGGTCTAATTGATAAAGATATTGGAGGTCAAACCTCTAGCGTCTATAAGTGAGATGACTAAATATAACATACAACACATAATAAGCTTACACATTAGCATTCCCCTCATTATAGAATTAACTTATGATCTACAACTAACATCCTCGTCAAACAGTACAGATCAGCCTTCGCTCTGTCAAACATGCTATCAAAGCCAATCATTCAGTACCATCTGTTGGAATTGTCACAATGCGTTTTCAAAACATGAGGCCAAGCTTAAAGAACAGTGAAGCATGGACCAGGTTACATTCACTACAGTTAGTTCTAGCTCATCAATTAGTTCGACACAGTCCTTGACCGGTACGCACATCTCTGCGTACACCTCAGAAGTCCCAAATTAAACTAGACACACAACATGACAACGGTCAACAATGAGCCTCTAAACAGGATGTATTGATGCACAGATAGAGGACCTTTGGGACGATTATCAAAAATACACTGTTTACATTGAGCTCATACAGGCAACACAACACTGTAAGGAGGAAGGGAAAAATAAGATCCtctaaaaaatatattactTTTTgccgtaggcctatataaacTTTGTCTCCATAGTAACCAAAGGCACTGTCTTTCCCGCTCTGACTCCTCTCATTCAAAACCAACATCCCCTAGCAGTGAGAAAACCCACATTCACATCCCAGCGCAGTGTGGACTGTCCCCCTATATATAAGCCCCCTATACCCTACCTACCCTATACCCCATCTACCCTATACCCTACCTACCCTATACCCTACCCACCCTATGCCCTAAACCCTGCATCTACCCTATACCCTACCTACCCTATACCCCATCTACCCTATAACCTACCTACCCTATACCCTACCCACCCTATACCCTAAACCCTACACCCCATCTACCCTATACCCTACCTACCCTATACCCCATCTACCCTATACCCTAAACCCTACACCCCATCTACCCTATACCCTACCTACCCTATACCCCATCTACCCTAAACCCTACATCCCACCTACCCTATAGCCCATGTTAAGCATTATGGGGGCCGTGTTGCGATGGTTTCCTGAAGCAGAGTAGCATAGCACACGACCCTgtcccacacacagagagctcTGGAGAACTCTGGGGTCCTGGAGGCCTGAGAGACGACCTCCAACCCAAACCTCATCTCCCTTTGTTGTGCTTGGTGTTTCCTCGACTGTGAACTAGGATCTATTGAACTATGTGTACACCGTTTCCTACTGACACAATATCATGCTAGGAAGTCAAACAAGTCATTTGCACAGTAGAAAAAAAATCCATGCAATTAAACACGATTCTGGCTTTGCACCAGAATTGAGTGATGAAATATAAAATCAAACACAGAACAGGGCAAACCCCTATCTGCACATGAGGTATACAGAAACGGCTGAATATCATAACTAAACCCAGCGCAACAATGCTGAAGGTAAATTTATCATGCAAGACCAATAAGTAAACATTGAGTTAGGAGTGCAACCAACCACCTCTTGAACTTCCCTTTGTTCCCACAGGGTGCCCTGGGGGTGCCCACATCTTCTGTGTTCCACACGGCCCCCTGCCTCACTAGGAGCATCAGAAGGTTTCTGCTCCAATTCAATCCCACCCTGGTGGAGGGACGTTTTGACCTCGCAGAGAGCTACAACATATCCGTGACGTCACAGAAAGGGGGCTTTGTCTAACGGCAACAGGCTGGAGACAAATCCTGGGGGGGCGACCCacgttacaaaataaaagctaGGCATGGCTGGGTAGAGGCATGGCGTGACTAGAGGCCGGAGGGCAGGGACTTGGCCTTCACACTTCAAAGACGAGGAAAGAACAACACGCTACACAAGTCTGGCGCTTTGACCTCCCATGAGGTGCGTATCCCTCCTCAGGATGGGTTTGGAGGGCGTATCACTCCTCAGGATGGGTTTGGAGGGCGTATCCCTCCTCAGGATGGGTTTGGAGGGCGTATCCCTCCTCAGGATGGGTTTGGAGGGCGAATCACTCCTCAGGATGGGTTTGGAGGGCGTATCCCTCCTCAGGATGGGTTTGGAGGGCGTATCCCTCCTCAGGATGGGTTTGGAGTGCGTATCCCTCCTCCAGGATGGCTTCTGGGGACGGGTACCCGAACAGCGTGAAGTCCGGCTGGTACAGTTGGTACAGCCTCCTCCGGGCCTCCAGCGGCACGGCCCCGAACCAGTCCGCCAGGGAGAGTCCGGCGGACTGGTTCCCGCGCGCGGCGGGGGGGAACTGCACCACGTTGTCCACCCTGAGCTGCCTCAGCAGCTGCTCAGCGTCCTCCTCCAGCGTCTCCAGGTGGCCCACGAAGTCGTACTGGATCTGGCAGGGGTGGCAGAGACGGTACACCTGCTGCCAGTGCTCGTTGAAGGGAGCCTCCTTCTCCGTGTCGGGGTCCAGCAGGTACTGGACGAACTGCAGGAAGGAGGGGTGGACGCCCGCGGCCCCTGCCTCCGCCGCCAGGGCGGGGGGCGTGGGCTGGAGGCCGTAACGCCGCAGGATGGCCTTGCCGTACAGGTTGTAGAAGTCGTCGTTGGTCTCCAGGAACTTGTTGCGGAAGGCGGAGACGAGGCGGACGAAGGGGTCCCTCACGAACAGAACCTTGGTGTACTTCTTCAGCTTCACCTGCAGGACGGGGtaggagatggtggaggggaCCTCATGGATTCAAACACATCCGTCCAAGGAATgcagaaatacatttgaaatacaCGGAAATTATTTTATCGTATGAGAGGTTCAAAGTAATGAAAGTAAAAATCAAGGCCATGCTGTTTGATGCCGTTAGCCCCACCAGCCGAGAATCCCCAGGGGGGGGTACACTGAcctccagtggggggggggtacactgacctccagtggggggggggggggggtacactgacctccagtggggggggggggtacactgacctccagtgggggggggggtacactgaCCTCTACCAGGGGGGGGGTACACTGAcctccagtgggggggggggtacactgacctccagtgggggggggggtacactgacctccagtgggggggggggggggggtacactgacctccagtgggggggggggtacactgacctccagtggggggggggggtacactgacctctaccaggggggggggggtacactgaCCTCtaccagggggggggagggtacaCTGACCtctaccaggggggggggggtacactgacctctaccaggggggggggtacactgaCCTTCATGAGGTGATGGGAGAACTTCCCGTAGCGATGCCTGAACTTGCTGAAGGTGAGGTGGGAGCTGAGGTTGTGCACCAGGCTGCGGGGGATGGCCTGGGGGTCCGTGTATGGCACCCCGTCCTGCAGCACGCTCTCGCTCAGGATGATCATCAGCCGCTTCCAGTTGGTGCACGCCACCTGGTGGCACGGAGGGGGAACGCAGGGAGAGGACAACACGGATTTATCCATTTGAAGTCTATGGGGTCGGCATCGAAGACAATAGTCCAAAATAAACCTCTGCCGTTTCATATTGTTCATCAGACTTTTTCCAATGACTGCTGTTGGGACACTGATCCAGGGGCCGCTGTCACCATGGGAACCGGCGGCCGCGCCTGGCCTACCTTGGGCACGTAGCAGAAGATGATGCCGTGGCGGTCATCCACGATGAGGTGGTCCAGAGCCTTGTTGGGGATGTCATCGAACGAGCGTTTCTTCCCGGGGAACGTCACACTGTCCTCTGCACACGCCTCCTGCAGCCTCCGCCGTCGCCGCTCCTGGTGGAGCAATTCAGcaagggagaggagcaggagcaaaCGGCATTAtacaaagggttagggttaaccctacatagggttagggttaaggcctgattccaccggacgtgttacggcagcgttacggctgcggcacgtcttggccacggtcaccgcagcagataggtttcactctaatcaatgagaccatttccaccgggcgcggctgcggaacgtctcagcagcgtcccaggagcgtctcgccgtgccgcagcgctatcattccgtagcatttctatttttgccgcaagccgttgctgaaccgcgtcaatttaaacagagcagatcgagccgggcaggaagtgaaaaagtaaaagccatagagcatccggtaaattttcaaaataaaacacaatactcagctcatgtagcctatcacaacgtcatttatgtaccaaatcatccttttaataagggcaatggccggaaggacaaaacgtggcatttaattgcagtcgttttgggagtggaagttgagtacattaggtttaggattatcgcgtgatctcgtgatcttgcgtgaatacggctggctcgcaacgcACGTTGCGCTGctgtaacgcgcccggtggaattgcaagcagggcaaagtcgcagCCGTAACGCAGCCGTAACGCGGCCGTAACGCGGCCGTAACGCGGCCGTAACGCGGCCGTAACGCGGCCGGTGGAATCGCTGGGTTAGAGTTAGACCTACAAAGGGTTAGAGTTAACTctacatagggttagggttaaccctacaTAGGCTTAGGGCTTACCTTACATAGGGTTAGAGTTAACACAGGCCGTCGCTCTGAGCAGGCCTGCATTAACCTGCCAtcgggccctggggctgagaggCTTCGTAGGCCCCATGAGAGGGGATCTTACAATGAAGATGTGTAAATAATTTTCGGACATTTTGCTGTTGTcgacgggggacggggacggggggggggttgaggcgTGGTCTGTGGTGTCAAGTGGCCACTGGGCCCAGCTACCAGTAGTGGCCACTGGGCCCAGCTACCAGTAGTGGCCACTGGGCCCAGCTACCAGTAGTGGCCACTGGGCCCAGCTACCAGTAGTGGCCCTCTTTTTTTcttggctcatgataggcctctgacctttgtaagccccaaacaaaaaatcacattgtcttgggccGACGCCGATCGGGGGCCCagtataaaaaataacaatgtaaaGAAAAGATTTTTACTGCAGCTCATGTTAGCCCCGTGATGGGCGTAGGCCCCGTGATGGGCGTAGGCCCCGTGATGGGCGTTAGCCCCGTGATGGGCGTAGGCCCTGTGATGGGCGTAGGCCCCGTGATGGGCATTAGCCCCGTGACGGGCATAGGCCCCGTGATGGGCATTAGCCCCGTGATGGGCGTAGGCCCCGTGATGGGCATTAGCCCCGTGATGGGCGTAGGCCCCGTGATGGGCGTAGGCCCCATGACGGGCGTCAGCCCCCCGTGATGGCCTACGCCCATCACGGGGCCTACGCCCATCACGGGGCTAATGCCCATCACGGGGCCTACGCCCATCACGGGGCCTACGCCCATCACGGGGCCTACGCCCATCACGGGGCTAGCGCCCAGGTTGgccgtgcattaaggcggccgtGGCTCTGAGCACCGTGCGGCCGGCGGTCAGTTCTACTACCATCAGTCCGTTATTATTCCATCGTACTGAGTTGTGAGCTGAGGCTGGTGAGCAGCGGCAGACCTGTCTCTGCTGCAGCTCAGCGGCCACGGGCGTCAGGTGGATCTTCCATTCCCGCCGCGGGACGTAGCGCTCCTCCGccctctctgattggttggctgtgtccaggggggcggggtcggTGGGCTCCCCGGTGCCCAGCTCCAGGAACTGGTTCACGAAGGCGTTGATGTCCGAGAGGAAGGACGGAGACCGCGACGCttgcagctgttgttgttgttgttgttgttgttgctgttgttgctgctgttgttttggTCCTTgctgtggttgggggggggtgtggggggtccTGGGcccgggggagaagggggagaggggggagcggCCGTAGGAGTAGGGGGTCCCCATGTCGTCCCAGTAGATGATGATCAGCAGCACCATGAGGGCAGAGCCCAGCAGCAGGAAGATGTGGAAAAGGCGGGGCCTGCCCATGGCCACGCCCACTCAGCCTCCCTGCGGAGCTTCAACCGTGCTGGCACCTACTACACGATCGCCGTGACGATAAAGAACAGATCCGCAACCTGCTTCTCTCCTTAGgtatcaccatgacaacagatTGGGAATCCTGGGGTGCTCTCTAGTTGGTCACCATGGAAACAGGTTCCGGGACTCTCACCATGGAGACGGTGAGAGCCGGGGGGGGTTATCTTTGTCTGTGAGGTGGAGCGTGTCATGGAGGTGTGGGAGGGTCAAACCAAACTCTGCTCCAGTGTCTCCTCCCCGACCGCCACCTGCGGACGAGACACCAGAACACGATGACACAGGAAACCAGAAACCAGACCGACCCCTTACACAGGAAACCAGAAACCAGACCGACCCCTTACACAGGAAACCAGAAACCAGACCGACCCCTTACACAGGAAACCAGAAACCACACCGACCCCTTACACAGGAGACCAGAAATCAGACCGACCCCTTACACAGGAGACCAGAAATCAGACCGACCCCTTACACAGGAGACGAGACCGACCCCTTATACAGGAGACCTTACACAGGAAACCAGAAACCAGACCGACCCCTTACACAGGAGACCAGACCGACCCCTTACACAGGAGACCAGACCGACCCCTTACACAGGAGACCAGACCGACCCCTTACACAGGAGACCAGACCGACCCCTTACACAGGAGACCAGACCGACCCCTTACACAGGAGACCAGACCGACCCCTTACACAGGAGACCAGACCGACCCCTTACACAGGAGACCAGACCGACCCCTTACACAGGAGACCAGACCGACCCCTTACACAGGAGACCAGACCGACCCCTTACACAGGAGACCAGACCGACCCCTTACACAGGAGACCAGACCGACCCCTTACACAGGAGACCAGACCGACCCCTTACACAGGAGACCAGACCGACCCCTTACACAGGAGACCAGACCGACCCCTTACACAGGAGACCAGACCGACCCCTTACACAGGAGACCAGACCGACCCCTTACACAGGacagccccacctcctccacctcctccacctcctctgggTCTAAAacagccccacctcctccacctcctctgggTCTATAacagccccacctcctccacctcctctgggtctataacagctccacctcctccacctcctctgggTCTAaaaccactcccccccccccccccccatcccagaaCCAGTGTGTGGCCCTGTATCCTGACCCTCTTCCCAGAACCAGTGTGTGGCCCTGTATCCTGACCCCCATCCCAGAACCAGTGTGTGGCCCTGTATCCTGACCCCCATCCCAGAACCAGTGTGTGGCCCTGTATCCTGACCCTCTTCCCAGAACCAGTGTGTGGCCCTGTATCCTGACCCCCATCCCAGAACCAGTGTGTGGCCCTGTATCCTGACCCCCATCCCAGAACCAGTGTGTGGCCCTGTATCCTGACCCTCTTCCCAGACTTGGAAAATCGTGTTTTACTGGTTAGTTATAGCGTGCTATTTATAGTACATTTCCAGTGCATAATTGACCAATTACTTTTGTAATTAATGGAGATACTAGGAGATGAATGGAGATACTATGAGATTTTAGGCACGAAGCTAGTGATGGGTTTTTCCgaacatattttttaatgacCCAGTAGGCTACCACTGGTAATTTGATGTGTATTGATCCAAAACAACATATTTGTAATATTTAATCTATCCTGTGTTATCCCCGTACAGGATTCAGTCTGCCCCCAATGGGACCATGAGGGTCTTATTATGGACAGCCGAAAAGCAGGAAACCAGTTTGTCAACAAAAACTATGTTCCTAACCAGTAACTGTTCACATCCACCGGAACCAAACCGGTTAAATGTTAGTAACTGTTTAACGCCGGAACAGAACCGGTTCAATGTGAGTAAAGGTTCACAAACCGGAACAGAACCGGTTCAATGTTAGTAACGGTTCCTATCCACAGTCAGCTCCTTTAGTTCAGGAGCCCGAAGAACCCCTCCTGTTCTGGGAgtcggtttggggt is from Gadus chalcogrammus isolate NIFS_2021 unplaced genomic scaffold, NIFS_Gcha_1.0 GACHA024, whole genome shotgun sequence and encodes:
- the LOC130377946 gene encoding carbohydrate sulfotransferase 12-like isoform X2, whose product is MGRPRLFHIFLLLGSALMVLLIIIYWDDMGTPYSYGRSPLSPFSPGPRTPHTPPQPQQGPKQQQQQQQQQQQQQQQLQASRSPSFLSDINAFVNQFLELGTGEPTDPAPLDTANQSERAEERYVPRREWKIHLTPVAAELQQRQERRRRRLQEACAEDSVTFPGKKRSFDDIPNKALDHLIVDDRHGIIFCYVPKVACTNWKRLMIILSESVLQDGVPYTDPQAIPRSLVHNLSSHLTFSKFRHRYGKFSHHLMKVKLKKYTKVLFVRDPFVRLVSAFRNKFLETNDDFYNLYGKAILRRYGLQPTPPALAAEAGAAGVHPSFLQFVQYLLDPDTEKEAPFNEHWQQVYRLCHPCQIQYDFVGHLETLEEDAEQLLRQLRVDNVVQFPPAARGNQSAGLSLADWFGAVPLEARRRLYQLYQPDFTLFGYPSPEAILEEGYALQTHPEEGYALQTHPEEGYALQTHPEE
- the LOC130377946 gene encoding carbohydrate sulfotransferase 12-like isoform X1, coding for MGRPRLFHIFLLLGSALMVLLIIIYWDDMGTPYSYGRSPLSPFSPGPRTPHTPPQPQQGPKQQQQQQQQQQQQQQQLQASRSPSFLSDINAFVNQFLELGTGEPTDPAPLDTANQSERAEERYVPRREWKIHLTPVAAELQQRQVCRCSPASAHNSERRRRRLQEACAEDSVTFPGKKRSFDDIPNKALDHLIVDDRHGIIFCYVPKVACTNWKRLMIILSESVLQDGVPYTDPQAIPRSLVHNLSSHLTFSKFRHRYGKFSHHLMKVKLKKYTKVLFVRDPFVRLVSAFRNKFLETNDDFYNLYGKAILRRYGLQPTPPALAAEAGAAGVHPSFLQFVQYLLDPDTEKEAPFNEHWQQVYRLCHPCQIQYDFVGHLETLEEDAEQLLRQLRVDNVVQFPPAARGNQSAGLSLADWFGAVPLEARRRLYQLYQPDFTLFGYPSPEAILEEGYALQTHPEEGYALQTHPEEGYALQTHPEE